The following coding sequences lie in one Clarias gariepinus isolate MV-2021 ecotype Netherlands chromosome 27, CGAR_prim_01v2, whole genome shotgun sequence genomic window:
- the pigc gene encoding phosphatidylinositol N-acetylglucosaminyltransferase subunit C, which produces MGADSDAGATPPVPWRKVLYERQPFPDNYVDQRFLEELRRNIRVHQYSYWAVVREAGLVSQQLSCVALFLTLWSYMEQGNVSPSTLLWNGLGCSVLGYALYEALGGASRRERNRCADLQSAAVFMAFIFGFSPVLKTLTESVSTDTVYAMSAGMLMTHLVFFPYTQPSLPGSLSLNAALFASVCLASRLPGTLHTFAMLSCALIIFALWPSLLQQLRHAAKWTLPWAAGTVCVCGVVSVGTLWPAGALLLFLSLVVLTLVCPLLLVRLQRHKDNIHGPWDEAEIREDLSRFLS; this is translated from the coding sequence ATGGGCGCAGACAGCGATGCGGGTGCTACTCCACCTGTGCCATGGCGTAAAGTGCTGTATGAGCGCCAGCCATTTCCGGACAACTATGTGGACCAGCGCTTCCTCGAGGAGCTTCGGCGCAACATTCGAGTGCATCAGTACAGCTACTGGGCGGTGGTTCGAGAAGCCGGTCTCGTCTCTCAGCAGCTCTCGTGCGTGGCGCTGTTCCTCACGCTGTGGTCCTACATGGAGCAGGGAAACGTAAGTCCTTCGACGCTGCTCTGGAACGGCCTGGGATGCTCGGTGTTGGGATACGCGCTGTACGAGGCTCTGGGGGGAGCAAGCAGACGAGAGCGGAACCGCTGCGCCGACTTGCAGAGTGCTGCGGTGTTCATGGCGTTTATCTTCGGGTTCTCGCCAGTGCTCAAGACGTTGACCGAGTCTGTGAGCACGGATACGGTGTACGCCATGTCCGCTGGCATGCTCATGACACACCTGGTGTTTTTCCCATACACACAGCCGAGCCTGCCAGGCAGCCTTTCCCTCAATGCAGCGCTCTTCGCGTCTGTTTGCTTGGCATCGCGCCTGCCTGGGACCCTGCACACGTTCGCTATGCTGAGCTGCGCCCTGATCATCTTTGCACTCTGGCCGAGCCTGCTGCAGCAACTTAGACACGCCGCCAAGTGGACATTGCCGTGGGCAGCCGGcacagtgtgcgtgtgtggagtTGTAAGTGTTGGCACTTTGTGGCCCGCCGGAGCTCTTCTCCTGTTTCTGTCTTTAGTAGTGCTAACGTTGGTGTGTCCGCTGCTGCTGGTGCGTCTTCAGAGACACAAGGACAACATACACGGTCCGTGGGACGAGGCTGAGATCAGAGAGGACCTGTCCCGCTTTCTGAGCTGA
- the tmed5 gene encoding transmembrane emp24 domain-containing protein 5, with protein sequence MRLRLGLVSAVLSWLCVCEWRAATGAFTQSLDSDFTFTLPPGHKECFYQTMKKDASLEIEYQVLDGAGLDVDFYLSSPHGEIVASDMRKSDGVHTVETGDGDYMFCFDNSFSTVSEKIIFFELILDNMDDGEDPENWKEYVQGTDLLDMKLEDIMDTINSVKARLGKSLQIQTVLRAFEARDRNLQESNYDRVNIWSFTNLVVMMVVSCIQVYLLRSLFDDKRKTRT encoded by the exons ATGCGGTTGAGGTTGGGCTTAGTGTCAGCAGTGTTgtcctggctgtgtgtgtgtgagtggagagCAGCCACAGGCGCTTTTACACAGTCTCTGGACAGCGACTTTACCTTCACACTGCCTCCTGGACACAAGGAGTGTTTCTACCAAACCATGAAGAAAGACGCCTCTCTGGAAATCGAGTATCAG GTCCTAGACGGTGCGGGGCTGGACGTTGATTTCTACCTGTCCTCTCCACATGGTGAGATTGTGGCATCTGACATGAGGAAGTCTGACGGAGTTCATAC AGTGGAGACAGGTGACGGAGACTACATGTTCTGCTTCGACAACTCCTTTAGCACTGTGTCTGAAAAGATCATATTTTTCGAGCTCATTTTGGACAACATGGACGACGGAGAAGACCCTGAGAACTGGAAGGAGTACGTGCAAGGCACCGATCTGCTGGACATGAAGCTGGAGGACATAATG GACACGATAAACAGCGTGAAGGCGCGATTAGGGAAGAGTCTTCAGATTCAGACGGTCCTACGGGCGTTTGAGGCGCGTGACCGCAACCTGCAGGAGAGCAACTACGATCGTGTCAACATCTGGTCCTTCACTAActtggtggtgatgatggtggtgtcCTGCATACAGGTGTACCTGCTGCGCAGCCTATTCGACGACAAGAGAAAAACACGCACGTAA